GGTGGTCCGACGTTTGATTCGTCGACTCGCGCAATACTTTGCGCCGTTTCTCCTCGCCCGTGTAGCCACGCGTGCCGGCAGACTTGCGCGCTTGTCCTGCATGCGGCGGGATAAGCGCccgtgcatgcactgcTGGACGCGCGCCCGTGGCACTCGCTggccgcggcacgctcgacggcgcgcgagacGTGTGCGACGCAGTACGTCCTTCGTTGCCCGTGCCCGTGCCTGGGACTGGCTGGCGGTGTGTCGTCGGTGCTGCTGGCCGCATGCGGTTGGCAGGAACATGGCTGAATCTATTTGGTAcctcgagcgctgcatcgagcgcgtcatcgtccagcgccgtgcgtgtaCCAAGCACGGTCCGAactttgcggcgcgtgtcCGGCGAGGCTGGACGCAGTTTCGCAGCGCCCATAGCGCTTGCGGAGCGCTGTGGCGAGGCAGGTTTCTGGGCATGGAGTCCAAAGAGCCCGCGGATCCGCGCACCGAAACCAGGCGTGCTGTGCTGCACTGGGCTTGTAGGCGCCATGGGCGAATGTGGTCTAGGGCTAACAGCGTCGGTACGTCCAGGCAATGGTGTATTGCCCACGCGCGATGGACTTCGGCTCGCGTCGGCAGGACGTGCCGTGCGGAAAGGCGAGAGGAGCTCTTCGCGAAGGCGGCCTGGCGACTGCATCTTGCCCCGTACGGGTGATACCGTGGgtttgctgcgcggcgaggcttgctcggcacgctgcataAAGGACGGCGCGACGGGCTTGGTTGTCTCGTGTGCTCTGCGCCATGGAGTGGCAAAgccttgcgcggcgcgcgaaggAGAGCGCTCGGGATGCGGAGTATGTCCTGCACGCGATTCGggccgcgcaagacgcgAAGGAGAGCGCTGGGGAACAGGCAGCCGACTGCCGGGCGTCTCGAGACGGCTTGGGCTGCGCTGTATGTGCTGCCTGGCGGGCGTGCTTGGAGGAGAAGGTGCTTTGAACGCGTCTTCCAGCATCTCTACACGCACGTCGCTGCCCGCAGCCGggatcgcggcgcttgtgtgCCGCGTTTCGGAGAGACGCGATCGGCTTGCATTTGGAGCGCTCGGCACAGTGCTCGTGCGCCGGACACTCTCTAGACGactgcgcagtgcgtccAGCTGGCcaggcgccgtgcgtggATGGGGCTCTTCACTGTCCTTATCCAGGAGCTCGGAAGGGATCGTGGGGGTGGTTTTGGTATCCTTGGTATCTTGTTCCCCTTGCACGGGCGAACGGCGCTCGTGGAGCGGGCtgtgctcgagctcgggcTCGAGCTCGGGCTCGGGCTCGGCGCTCACCTGGCGCTCAGCAATGGCATTGTGCAGACTCTTGTTCAGGAAACTGGACCGGAATCGTTTGCCCGAGGTCTTGGAGGCTTGTGTTCCGGGCGCCATGACGCCCAGCTCGGGCTTCtttgcactgcgcagcactgcgGAGCTTAGTGCACGCTTCGggcgcgtggcggcgccggGTGTGGTCAATGGCAGTGGGAGACGCGCATCGAGCTCAAGCTCGGGGCTCGGCACTGTACGCTCGCTGTGTGGGCTGTGCAATGGCCCagacttgcgcgcttctgGACTTGGGACGGCTAGTGGTTCAGATACGCGCGGCGAAGACGATGCTTCGCGTGCCTCTGCACCAAGCAACGGCAAGGCTGGCGACGTGTCTTGCGTGGGATACGCCCAATcccgcttgcgcggcgactTGACCACGTCGGCAATCACGCTGCGCGTATCCTGCTCCTGATCCGCCATGCGCGCACAGAAAACGTCGACATTTTCACTTGTCTGCTCCCAAAACTCTGCCATTTTCTCATCCACTTCTTCGGCCCATACAGACACATCGACATCGAAttcgagctgcttggcaagcaggagcagctgcgATTCCGCAATAATGTACGCATTCCGCACTACTTGCTGGTGGACTCGCGCATTCGCATCAACAAGCATCACCGCATCGTCTCGCACTTCAGAACCCGCCTTTCCTGCACGCTTCAAATCATGCCCGCGAaccgctgcgcgcactgcggcCTTTTTGCGGGGCGGCATGTTGGAAACAACAGGGAGCACGCGCGGACAACACGCAGACGCGGTGGTCACGTGATCTTAACCtaggcgcttgcgcgccgccccaGGAGGCCatgcgagcgccgccgccggtgcAGCGGGTGTCGGTTCCGCGCtatgtgcggcgcagcgcgccttCGCCACATATTGTGTATGCGGTAGAGGTTGAGATGCCTGATTTTTCGTGGACGGTGTACCACCGCTACTCTGCGttcgttgcgctgcacgacgccaTTTCTCCACCTGCTccgcccgcgccgctgcctgGAAAGAACTATGGGGGCTACAtggtgcgcaagctcaGTGCGTTGGGCGGCTGGTTTCCAGTGACAGAATcacagcgcaaggcggaagaggaggaggcAGGAGAGCGGTGCGAGTCGCTGCAGCTGTACCTGCGCGCGATTCTTTCTGCACGCGATGCACAGTGGCGCAGCCATTCTGCTTTCCTTACTTTTCTTCAGATTTCGGAGCATGTGCCCGCATCGATGCAGGGCAAGGCGGATTATACAGCGGCGGCCCAGCGGCGGATAAGCAATGCCCAGCGATCTGTCGCTAGGCCGCAGGAccacgcgcagcagcgcaccgctACCGAGACAGATGCGACACGCACGCTTGACGATCGCCAGCTGCTGAAGTACCAGACAGATACCCTTATGGATAGCCAGGATCGGCAAGCGGAGCGGCTGGCGCAAATTTTGCAACGGCAACGTGCGTTGGGCCTCTCGATcaacgacgagctgcacgaGCAGTCTGAATTGCTGCAGGGACTGCACGCGGCCGTACAGACCACCGAAGCAAAGATGGGCCAAGCGTCGGAGCGGATGAAAGAGTTTGAGCGAAAGTAATTATAGATGTGCacgttttttttttgtgtCCTGAATGCTATAGACGACTGGAGTACACTGCGCCCACGATCGAGTTACCAACCTCAGCACCCCTTGTGATCCACATTGTCTCACTGGCACGAGTCCATTGTGACCATGCGCAGCCGTTCGGCAACGATCCAATCACGCGCTTGGAATGCCAACGACGCATCGgaagcgagcgccgcccTCGCGACACGTGCTGTGGCGAGCCCCGCCCACGCTATGAGTCACGTGCATTGTGAGTACGTTGACGTCGTCTCGCCGACTCTCTGCACGGATCAGTATGGGATCTGTGAACCCGCTAGCCGCTGTCCCTTCCGGGGGGAACGCAGGGATTGTACGACCTGGCAGTGGGGCGTCGTCACATCCGCTGCCACCGCCGCATGCACCTCGTTCAGCATCGCCTCCACCCGGCGCGCATCCGCTCGCTGTGGGAAGTGTTCCACCAACGGGCCAAGCGATATGGTCTTCGCGACTAATGGATCTGCTGAGCCTTGTCCGGCACGAGTTTGACGTGATAGGGAACGATGCAGTGCATTTTAAAACGCAGCGTGATGAGATGGAGCATCGCATTGCGCAACAATTCAACGAAGTCGGTATGATGCAGGACCATGTGTACGAGTTGGAGAAGCGCCACTATGAAATTGTGATGCAGTATGAGGGGGAGATTAAAAGACTGCGTACGCTGTTGGACAGCCGCGGCATTAATGCTGAAGCGCCGCCCGCTTCGCTTCCTCAACCACCAGCTGCGGGCTCGATACGCAATGCTTCCAACGGCCGCGCGACCTcttcgccgtcgcgcgcagcatcgcgtCCGCTACCTGCGGAGCATGCACGCGGAGCAGAGGTCGGCACTGGACCTGTTTCGACGCCCAAGCGCCCCAAGGTCAATGCTCcgccgtcgagcgcgacagATGGGCGCAACAAATTTAAGCGTGAAGATCGCGAGGGAAGGCGCAATGATAGCGTGCAGTCAGCTCGCATGGAGCATGACTTGACGCGTGCGAACCCTTCCGACGCACCTCCACCCGCCTTTGATGCGCCGGACGAGATGCAGGACGGGATGCAGCAGCTGAAAAAAGAAGGGAGCGACTGGGTCACATTGGCCAATCCGAACACGCAGCACCCGCTCGATGTGGATCTTGCGCACACGCTCACGCATGACAGTGTTGTGTGCTGTGTTCGCTTTTCACCCGATGGCAAGTACCTTGCCACGGGATGcaatcgcgccgcccataTCTATGACGTCAACACCGGCGAAAAACTGGTCGAGCTGCCGAGTCCTGAACCGGAGGACAAAGGTCTGCAGGGCTTGCGCGATCTTTACATTCGCAGCGTGTGTTTCAGTCCCGACGGCAAGCTCCTCGTAACTGGCGGGGAAGACCGACGAATTCGGGTGTGGGACATTGCCGAGAAAACAATCAAGATGCAGCTGGTAGGGCACGAGCAGGAGATTTACTCCGTCGAGTACTCGCAGGACGGAAAGCTCCTTGCAAGTGGCTCTGGCGATAAGACGGTCCGTATTTGGGATGCCGAGACGGGCGATGTGAACCATGTATTGTACACCAGCCCCGGCCTGATTTGTGGCCCGAGCGTGACGGCGATTGCTTTTAGCCCCAATGGCCACTTTGTTGCTGCAGGCTCCTTGGACACGTTTGTGCGTATTTGGGATGCCAAGACGGGCAAGCTGCGCCAAAGGCTCAAGGGCCACAAGAACAGCATTTACAGCGTCGCATTCATGCCCGACGGCGATTCGCTGGTCAGCGGCAGCCTCGATCAGACGCTCAAGCTGTGGGATATTTCTAGCATCATGAAGTCGAACGACTCGGACGATGACGAGGCGACGACCTTGTCGTTGTGCAAAAACACGTTTGTTGGGCACAAGGACTTTATTCTTTCCGTTTCATGCGCGCCACAAGGCAACTTTATCGTGTCAGGATCAAAGGACCGCTGTGTCCAGGTTTGGGATCCGCAAACGGCCAAGTCCCagcttgtgctgcagggCCACAAAAACTCGGCCATTGCAACGCATATAAACCCGATGGGTACGATGCTGGCGACTGGCAGCGGCGACTTTACCGCACGCATCTGGACATACAAAAGCACGCAGCCATAATCTACTTTAATGCCAAATAGCGGATATACTGCAAATACGTTTTTGTGTGGGAAGAATACACGGATATATGCAATCGCAATCCACCAAATTTACCGTCTTGATGGACTGTATTCGCGCGCATTGACGCGCGGTCCCTGTGGTAAGCGCTGTGGTCGACGTACCCagccagcgtcgcgctcccGGCGGGTCACATTGCCACGCTTATCTACAAACGTATCGCGGTCGTGTGCAAAGTAgccaccgcgccgctgctcggTATTGATCGGAACACGCCCACGGTCCCAGCGTCCCTCTCGCGATGGAATCCGCGTATCCTCTCCcgcacgcggcggcacattgcGGCGACGCACTTCGCCTATCACGTCtgcattttgcgcgcgccgctgctccaTCTCCTCCTTCTTCTGCTCTACAAACTTGCGTGGGATCCCGCCGACCGAGACCTGTGCCGAAAGCAAAAGGCCCCACAACTCGCTCATAAACGGACGAGCGCGCTTTTCCAGGAACCCCGTAAGCTGCACCTGCATATTTCGTGGATCAGGAAACTATGGTGAGTTCGTGGACAAAACATACCTGGTTATTTTCCAGGAATTCAGTGATCAGCTCTACCAACACGTCGTCTTCGAAACcgagcaagcgctcgacgcgctgcgcaatccACTGCCGCATGACTTCCATATTGACCTTGGTCATATCGACCTGCTCCGCAAAGTTGGGCGGAAACTTGGTCGATTTGAGTAGCGTGCTTTCCTTGTTTGCAAAACGCACATCTTCCTGTGCGGAAACGCCGCTGAGGCCCACGACCATGCAAGCGGTGTGGAGCTGTGcggctgcgcttgcgctttgCCACGTGCGTCGGGCGGCAAAAATGCCGCGCGGACCGCCGCTTTTTTTCCAGCATGCCTGGCGTGAACACCATCAAGCTGCTTACGGGCAACAGCAGCCCCGAGATGGCCGCTCTCGTGTCATCACGGTGCGCACTGCATGACTGCATCTAACCACAGACTTGGTGTGCCGCTGACGGAGTGCATCTGCCGCAAATTTGCGGACCAGTCAATCGACGTTCGCATTGGCTCCTCGGTGCGTGACCAGGACGTTTTCGTGATACAGACGGGCTATTCTCCTTTTGTGGACACGAACGATGCACTAATGGAGCTGCTTATAATTATGGATGCTTGCAAAactgcgtctgcgcgacgcattaCTGCTGTAATTCCGTGCTTTCCCTACGCACGCCAGAACAAAAAAGACAAGAGCCGCGCACCAATCACGGCCAAGCTGGTAGCCAACATGATTATGACCGCGGGTGCCGACCATGTAATTACTGTGGATCTGCACGCAAGCCAGATCCAGGGCTTTTTTGATATCCCCGTGGACAACCTTACATGCGAGccgagcattgcgcgctggatTCGGAGCAAGGTCGACGactggcgcgacgcgatcATTGTGAGCCCCGATGCAGGCGGTGCAAAGCGGACGACATCCATTGCCGACTTTCTTGGCATTGAATTTGCCTTGATCAACCGCCGTCGCGAGCAGGCACAGTCGCGCCGACTCCGCGTCCAGTCCATCGAAGGCAAGCACAGCGACTTGTCCAGCTCGACATTTTCTGAAATTGCAAATGGTGTGCACACACTGAGCGAATCGGGTGAGTGGTTTATTCAAGAAGAAGGcgggcggcggctgcgGTCCGGAGGCCGCAAGTTGGCAGAAGACATTGCGTCTGAGGACGAAAACGATGTCAAGCTCGAGGTGCTGGTCGGCGACGTCGCTGGCAAGACTGCCATTCTCGTAGACGACATGATTGATACAGGCCGCACATTTGCCCTTGCGTACAAGACGTTGGAAGCTGCGGGTGTGAAGCGCGTGTTTGCCATTGCATCGCACGGCCTGCTCTCTAAGAATGCCATGCAGCTTGTCCGGCACCTCAATCTAGAGAAGCTGGTCGTGACCAACACGGTTGAAAACGATGGACGCGTGTTCGAGAGTGGCGGCAAGCTTGAGATCCTCGACATGTCAGCCGTGATTGGGGAAACGATCCGCCGGTCACACCACGGCGAGAGTATCTCGACCATGTTCCGGCAGGACGCAGAGGTGATGTTTTAGTACTGTGTAGATTACACTATATTACAGGCTATCAAAAAAGGCCGCGTCAAAGGATGCAGAATCCAGCTTGCCTTGCTTGAGcttttttgcagcgcgctccTCCGCACCCCAGTCGTCCTCGTCAGAAgcaggcggcggtggcggtTGCTGTGCTTGCCAATCCCGCTTGCGCTCTTTTttttcgcgccgcaaatcgcgcacCTCTTTGCGTCGCTTCTGCTCGCTCCAagcctcgcgctgcggttTGGGTgccggcgctggacgctCGTCTTTGCGTTCCAAGCTCGCGAGGCGCTGTTTTTCCCGCTGCTTGTCCGCGTACGCAAACGTATGCAGGTCCGGCATCGCGTCGACAAAAAGCGAGGCTTGCTCTTTGTTGCTTTCGCGCCACCGTGCAACCTCAGGCATAAGTGGCAGATTTAGTAGCGCAAATTCGCACGCAACATGGTCGAGCcggagctcggcgagccgGAAAATGTAAGAGACTTCGTGTTTCGAGTAGGCTTTGGCCCAGCTGACAAAGGCACGCATGCCGAACTCGTACAATGCACGATCCTGGCGAATAAGTGTGTGCAATGctttttccagcgcgcgcgccaagtcATCCAGTGCTGGCTCGTCGCCTGGaacgctgcgtgcgcacaaatcGTTCTGCAATAGATAGGggtagcgctgcagcggcagctGCTTTACATGGAGGAACTCGACGTAATTTTCCTCGCGGCCAGCATGCAGCATCACAATTGCACGTCCTGTACGTcccgcacgcgccgtgcggccGCACCGGTGACTGAATACCTTGGGATCGCTCGGCGGATCGTACTGCACAACCAGGTCCACATCCGGCAAATCCAaaccgcgcgcggcaacatccgtgcacagcagcacgcTTGTGCAAGCGTTCGCAGCGCCCGCAATGTCGCTATCGAGTGCAGTGTTTTGTGCACTCCCTGTATGTGTAAACGCGTGAAATGTCGACGTTCTGCGCTTGGTCGATTgcttgccgtgcagcgAGAAAAACTGGAGTCCTTGCGTCCAGCGCCCCGCTTTGCTCTCACGCGCGAGAAGTGCAAAGAAATAGTTTACTTGTGCGCATGTGGCAAAGTAGACGATGCttttccgcggcgc
This is a stretch of genomic DNA from Malassezia vespertilionis chromosome 1, complete sequence. It encodes these proteins:
- a CDS encoding uncharacterized protein (COG:U; EggNog:ENOG503NZ6A), translating into MRAPPPVQRVSVPRYVRRSAPSPHIVYAVEVEMPDFSWTVYHRYSAFVALHDAISPPAPPAPLPGKNYGGYMVRKLSALGGWFPVTESQRKAEEEEAGERCESLQLYLRAILSARDAQWRSHSAFLTFLQISEHVPASMQGKADYTAAAQRRISNAQRSVARPQDHAQQRTATETDATRTLDDRQLLKYQTDTLMDSQDRQAERLAQILQRQRALGLSINDELHEQSELLQGLHAAVQTTEAKMGQASERMKEFERK
- the TUP1 gene encoding general transcription repressor (EggNog:ENOG503NUUI; COG:S), which gives rise to MDLLSLVRHEFDVIGNDAVHFKTQRDEMEHRIAQQFNEVGMMQDHVYELEKRHYEIVMQYEGEIKRLRTLLDSRGINAEAPPASLPQPPAAGSIRNASNGRATSSPSRAASRPLPAEHARGAEVGTGPVSTPKRPKVNAPPSSATDGRNKFKREDREGRRNDSVQSARMEHDLTRANPSDAPPPAFDAPDEMQDGMQQLKKEGSDWVTLANPNTQHPLDVDLAHTLTHDSVVCCVRFSPDGKYLATGCNRAAHIYDVNTGEKLVELPSPEPEDKGLQGLRDLYIRSVCFSPDGKLLVTGGEDRRIRVWDIAEKTIKMQLVGHEQEIYSVEYSQDGKLLASGSGDKTVRIWDAETGDVNHVLYTSPGLICGPSVTAIAFSPNGHFVAAGSLDTFVRIWDAKTGKLRQRLKGHKNSIYSVAFMPDGDSLVSGSLDQTLKLWDISSIMKSNDSDDDEATTLSLCKNTFVGHKDFILSVSCAPQGNFIVSGSKDRCVQVWDPQTAKSQLVLQGHKNSAIATHINPMGTMLATGSGDFTARIWTYKSTQP
- a CDS encoding uncharacterized protein (COG:A; EggNog:ENOG503NZ5R), giving the protein MVVGLSGVSAQEDVRFANKESTLLKSTKFPPNFAEQVDMTKVNMEVMRQWIAQRVERLLGFEDDVLVELITEFLENNQVQLTGFLEKRARPFMSELWGLLLSAQVSVGGIPRKFVEQKKEEMEQRRAQNADVIGEVRRRNVPPRAGEDTRIPSREGRWDRGRVPINTEQRRGGYFAHDRDTFVDKRGNVTRRERDAGW
- a CDS encoding ribose-phosphate diphosphokinase (EggNog:ENOG503NU9Y; COG:E; COG:F); amino-acid sequence: MPGVNTIKLLTGNSSPEMAALVLGVPLTECICRKFADQSIDVRIGSSVRDQDVFVIQTGYSPFVDTNDALMELLIIMDACKTASARRITAVIPCFPYARQNKKDKSRAPITAKLVANMIMTAGADHVITVDLHASQIQGFFDIPVDNLTCEPSIARWIRSKVDDWRDAIIVSPDAGGAKRTTSIADFLGIEFALINRRREQAQSRRLRVQSIEGKHSDLSSSTFSEIANGVHTLSESGEWFIQEEGGRRLRSGGRKLAEDIASEDENDVKLEVLVGDVAGKTAILVDDMIDTGRTFALAYKTLEAAGVKRVFAIASHGLLSKNAMQLVRHLNLEKLVVTNTVENDGRVFESGGKLEILDMSAVIGETIRRSHHGESISTMFRQDAEVMF
- the SPB4 gene encoding RNA helicase (COG:A; EggNog:ENOG503NXVX), producing the protein MEFAQMTPVQAAAIPLFLTHKDVVAEAVTGSGKTLAFVIPILEMLQRRETPLKKSELGAVVICPTRELAEQIATVFSSFLEAQPAEEGATSTPNRGVQLCVGGTNVTPADDDRVFREQGPDILVGTPGRMEELLKKPGVRTAELDVLVMDEADRLLDLGFAAPIRAVLGFLPKQRRTGLFSATMTEALTELVRVGLRNPVRIVVKVEAKRGSIANDIRMPATLQNFYHVARPENKFAQLLRILQHEASDAPRKSIVYFATCAQVNYFFALLARESKAGRWTQGLQFFSLHGKQSTKRRTSTFHAFTHTGSAQNTALDSDIAGAANACTSVLLCTDVAARGLDLPDVDLVVQYDPPSDPKVFSHRCGRTARAGRTGRAIVMLHAGREENYVEFLHVKQLPLQRYPYLLQNDLCARSVPGDEPALDDLARALEKALHTLIRQDRALYEFGMRAFVSWAKAYSKHEVSYIFRLAELRLDHVACEFALLNLPLMPEVARWRESNKEQASLFVDAMPDLHTFAYADKQREKQRLASLERKDERPAPAPKPQREAWSEQKRRKEVRDLRREKKERKRDWQAQQPPPPPASDEDDWGAEERAAKKLKQGKLDSASFDAAFFDSL